One Candidatus Micrarchaeia archaeon DNA segment encodes these proteins:
- a CDS encoding winged helix-turn-helix transcriptional regulator translates to MDNKYLLKELDLKDRKILYQLDLNARESIAKIGKKVGLSKEVVKYRIQKLEEKGIIKQYTTLIDVGKLGLSSFRIMLKFKETTPAKEEEIIKYLKNIQNILWIGNIQGNWGLSIWICVKKISDFELFWDKFNSIYSSNIEKQKLSIFTNVIYFHREYLIDQGEEIKKRKGETFISIPNKIELTDLDLKILKLISNNARMSTIQIARELKSNVKTIRKHLKTLRKKQVIIGYRTLFNLKKIGLIHYKINIILSEIPKIQKKQIENYVNHHPNSIYKNKILSGWDIEFEIEVNSEEELKKIIYNMKEKFGEYIYTYEITKFLDEYKYVYFPTSI, encoded by the coding sequence ATGGATAATAAATATCTCTTAAAAGAGTTGGATTTGAAAGATAGAAAGATTCTTTATCAATTAGATTTGAATGCAAGAGAAAGTATCGCTAAAATTGGCAAAAAAGTTGGTTTGTCAAAAGAAGTTGTCAAATATAGAATACAAAAACTTGAAGAAAAAGGGATTATCAAACAATATACAACATTAATTGATGTAGGTAAACTTGGATTATCTTCTTTTAGAATTATGTTAAAATTTAAAGAAACGACTCCTGCAAAAGAAGAGGAAATAATAAAATATCTAAAAAATATTCAAAATATATTATGGATTGGAAATATACAGGGAAATTGGGGTTTAAGTATTTGGATATGTGTTAAAAAAATATCTGATTTTGAGTTATTTTGGGATAAATTTAATAGTATTTATAGTTCAAATATTGAAAAACAAAAATTATCTATATTCACAAATGTAATATATTTTCATAGAGAATATTTAATAGATCAAGGAGAAGAAATTAAAAAAAGAAAAGGAGAAACATTTATTTCTATTCCAAATAAGATAGAATTAACTGATTTAGATTTAAAAATTCTCAAATTAATAAGTAATAATGCAAGAATGTCAACAATACAAATAGCAAGAGAACTAAAATCAAATGTAAAAACTATTAGAAAACATTTAAAAACACTAAGAAAAAAACAAGTAATTATTGGATATAGAACACTTTTTAATTTAAAAAAAATTGGTTTAATACATTATAAAATAAATATTATATTATCAGAAATACCAAAAATACAAAAAAAGCAAATTGAAAACTATGTAAATCATCACCCCAATTCAATTTATAAGAATAAAATTTTAAGCGGATGGGATATTGAATTTGAGATTGAAGTAAACAGCGAAGAAGAACTTAAAAAAATAATTTATAATATGAAAGAAAAATTTGGGGAATATATTTATACATATGAAATTACAAAATTCTTAGATGAATACAAATACGTTTATTTTCCTACTTCAATTTAA